The Conger conger unplaced genomic scaffold, fConCon1.1 SCAFFOLD_260, whole genome shotgun sequence genome includes the window ATACGTACGGGGCATCCTTGTCAGAATGTTTTTGGGTGCCTTCTGTTTTCGAGGAAGCCTCTTACGACCGCTCCCTCCTTCCTCCGGTTCCGCGTTTACCATCAGCTTTTTCAGTCTCTCTATCCTCTCCGGGTCCGGTACGCCTTTCTGCGCTTTGCGGAGCCGTTTCTCCACGTTCTCGGGCTTGGCCCTGCCGCGGCCTCCTTTGAGGAAACTTTCATACTCGGCGATGTTGTTGAAGCACCTGATGTCGGGGAAGGGCAGCTGAACTTTGGGCGAGTAAAGCGCAAGCATAGGATCAAACTGATCGGAGCTGACGTCCAACTTGGAGTGAATGTCGTCCTGTTCGCCGCCCCTGTCCATTCCCGCAGCATCGCTGCTCGAAGCCGTTTCTCGCACAAGCGTCTTCTGTTCGagtcccttttctctctctctttcctccatGTTTGAAAGACCCGCAGCTCTGCATCATGGGATATTGTCCCCACCACGAACCTCCCCATTTTACTGCAGCCAACCGCCACTAGAGGGCGGCAGAGGTCCTGCATTGACAGGTTTTAcgtcaatatttttttatttatgcattgaATATTTTTTCGTTCCATTcacatttccacatttattCAACTAAATCGTAAGCATTATTGAGCTTTATGGCA containing:
- the lsm11 gene encoding U7 snRNA-associated Sm-like protein LSm11: MEEREREKGLEQKTLVRETASSSDAAGMDRGGEQDDIHSKLDVSSDQFDPMLALYSPKVQLPFPDIRCFNNIAEYESFLKGGRGRAKPENVEKRLRKAQKGVPDPERIERLKKLMVNAEPEEGGSGRKRLPRKQKAPKNILTRMP